The sequence below is a genomic window from Setaria italica strain Yugu1 chromosome IV, Setaria_italica_v2.0, whole genome shotgun sequence.
GGGCCGCAATTTGGTCGATTGCGGATTTCTGGAGCTCCGTGCTTCAGAGTTAGTTTAATTTAGATCAGGAAATGGCGAAACCGCTGTCGAGAAACAGGTAAATGCATCATTTGGTGTTCATGAGCTGTTAGTAGCACTTATAGATCCTCACCATGGTTGGAAGGCGGCCAAGTGAGCCATTTCTTTGCCTATGGAACAGCTGCAGTTTCTCAAATACTTTAACTTTtcttaaaaatgttgaaatagtaaaATGTTAGAAGATGAGGCAGCTATTACTGCGCTCAGGGACTCAGATTCTCCCAACTGATTGGAAGTGCAAACTGCTGCTATTAGCTTCAAGATGGTTCCTTTTTTTAGGAACGGAGAGGAACATCAAGATAGTTCCTGACACTTTGTCTTGTCTGGAATAACTCTTAATCCTAACTTTAAGAATTCAACCAGGCCTCTCATTACATTGTTAATTCAGGCGGTGTGAATATTTATGGCTTCGCTGTTCCTCCGAACAAGATGATACCCTGAATATGTATCAATGTGCTCTTAGCTTATGGGAAGTAACTCGTTGTTTACATAAATTTTGTGAAACCTTGCTGCTGGGTCCTACTGATTTCTGAACTATGAACTTGAGTGCTTCATCATATTTAAAAAACAACATAaagccttttagtcccaagcaagttggggacTTGGGGTGGGCTAGATTCGAAACCCAACATGCCACCAATAAAAAGGGAAAGACACCAACAATAGTTATATTATTGGGGGATCCAAAGCCTGTTCATTGCCCAGGAATGCAAAGAACTGATTTCCATGTGCACCTATCCAAGGACAAATCTCTAGGTACATTCCATCCTTCAAAGATCATTTTTACTGCCTCCTCCCATGTCAAGTTTAGCAAGACCCTACCTCTTCTTACATTCTCATCCTGCCTTAGGATGCCGCTATGCATTGGTGCTACTGGGAGTCTCTGTTGGGTAtatccaaaccatctcaactaTTGTTGGACAAGCTTTTCTCGGTGCTACCCCTACACTACCATGAATATCATTGTTTAAAACCTAGTACATTCTTGCATGACCACAAATCTGACACAACATATGCATCTCTGCGATACATAACTGTTGAATATTTTGCCATTTAATAGGCcgacattctgcaccatacaggTCTAATATGCCATCCTATAGAACTTCGCTTTTAGCTTTTGACTTTTGAGGCATCTTCTTGTAACAGAGAATGCCCGATGCTTGGTGCCATTTCATCCACCCTGATTTAATATTATGGCTACATCTTTATCGTTATCCCCATCTCCATGTACTGCTGATCCCATATCTAATGGTTAGTCTGGATACGCAGCAGTGGTTTTCCTAATTCATTAATTTTGTGTTCCATTTTGCTACAGATAAGGTGGACAGAGCTGTGAGCAGTGCCATCTATTTCCTACTGCCTGCTGGGGAGATTGCTCGGTTGCACCGCATCCCTTGTGCTGAAACCTGGCACTACTACCAAGGAGAACCTCTCACGGTCTGCAAACTTGTCTGAAAAATGACATGTTTTGATTCTTTAAGAGCGCTGCTCTGATCATGCATTCATCCAGGTATTTGAGGTGCATGATGATGGACAAATCAAAATAACAGTGGTCGGTCCTGATCTACGACATGGCCAGAGACCACAGTACATGGTTCCTCCAAATGTATGGTTTGGGGCCTTCTTGACCTGCGACATCGAGTCCTTTACTGAAGATGGAAGTGTCTTTGTCAAGACTCCTGGAAGAGACCCTGCGGTgcattattcctttgttggtgTAACCTGTGCTCCAGCGTTCCAGTTTGAGGACAACGAACTGGCAACACGTCAGGACATGAAAGCTTTGGCTCCAAAGGCTGAAGCATTCATCAATTACCTTGTACCATCTTAGACTGCCTTGCAAGTGCAAGTAGCTTGTTCTTCATGAGGATCTTCATGTACTGATTTGCTCTAGTAGCTGTTGAAAATCACTGTATGATATCAAATCGGCTTGTAACTCTGTAAAATCAGTTCTGTGTGGATTATGGCAGTTAATGTTTCTGCTATATATGCTTGCACTAGCGCTAAGGACTGAATGTTCATGTGGTTGGCCTTGGCCATATAGTTTGTCGCGAAGATCTCATTCGTTGAGAAAATCTGAGCAGGTGGTGGATTAAACACCATGTTTAATCAGCTGTACCCACTACTTTTGCTAGATTTTTAACTGTGGAGCTGTTCCAACTTCATAGCTCGCGTTTCAGGTTAACGATGCAATATGATGTGTTGGTAAATATTCACCTGCAGCCCTATTCGATGTGGTGTTGCAAGTGTAATATGAAgcactttaattttttttcgatGAAGAAGATCAATTGATATTTTTCTCTACAAATGGTAAGCCAACTGAGATGGAAACTATGAAATTGAACACACATCTCACTGGTATCTTTTCAGCTATCGACCTTCTTTTCTGCCCAACACCTTCTTTTCTTGATGTTGCCAAGAACGACCTCCCTTAAAGATAGCTTActtccttaaaaaaaaacaaagagagagagagagagaaaggaaactACTTGAGAAAGGAAAGATTTCACTAACTAAAAGGATGCATGCGGGACTAATTGACTGGTGCCAACGTCATGAGGAGGAGACTGACAGACAAGTGACACTATCACCTCATCTAGCGCACGGAAGGTCCACAAAATATCACTATAACTATAACTAGGTGACTAGGTGTTCAAAAATTTAGCATTTGTCCAGTTCATCGCCAACGTGATCAGTGACGGCAGCATGAACCACCAGCAGAGTCAAGAAGCTCGATGGACACCTGCAGcagggccggcggcgccgccgcacctGGCACGTGGCTGCACTGCTGCCACTGCACCACAAGCTGCGCTGCCGCGCTGCATGACGCGGATAGGTAGAGAGCTCCAGTGTTACACGGTTTGCTCTGGTTTGCGCGCCGGATTTATGCGGTCCGGTTTGGCGCCGTGAAACCGGGTTTGCCGAGTGGGACGGTGACGTGTGTACAGGGGCTTGCATTGCCTAGCTGTCCGTCCAACGTGTGCGGGGACCCGAGGACGGGACCACTTGGTCAGTTTCTTTAGTGAAAAAGAAATGTCTCCAACCTCAACGACTTGTCAAGGAGAAAGTTGACACAGTCCGAACAATCTTTGAAATTTTTGGAAGGATCTCAGAGCTAAACATAAGTTTTGCAAAGAGTGTTGCATATCCTATTCGGTGTGAAAGCATACAAGTGGACCACGTGATGCAAAACACATGCCTTGCCAGCTAAAAAAATTTCCATGCAAATACCTGGATTTACCACTAAGCCTGAAAAGAATTAGGAGAGTTGAAATACAACCACTCATCGACAGGATTGCAGCAAAGTTACCTGCTTTGAAAGGAAGAATACTTGACAAGGTCAGTAGAGTTACCCTTGTGAGATCAGTGCTTTCTTCAATACCTATATACTTCCTCTCAGTTTTCCCCTTACAAAAATGGGCTCTCGAAAGATTGACAAACTCAGAAGGGGATTCCTATGGAAGGGTTCTGAGAGTACGGAGGGAGGTCACTATCTTGTGAGATGGAAAAAAAGCTTTGCTACCGAAATGCAAGGGTGGATTGGGGATTCTGGACTTAGACTTCTTCAGTAGGGCTTTGAGATTACGGTGGCTCTGGTATGAATGGAATGAATCAGCAAGGCCATGGGTTAGAACTACAACGCCTTGCACTAACATCGACAGTAAGTTATTCAGGGCAAGCACTATTGTCACAATTGGAGATGGAACACATGCAAAGTTTTGGCAATGTTGCTGGCTAAATGGAAAAGCACCAATGGACATAGCACCTAATCTTTATAAGCTTGCGTGGAGGAAAAATCAAATGGTGCAACAAGATCTAACCAATCACAGTTGGACGAGAGGACTCTGGAGAATGAACTCGGTGGACCAAATGACCCAGTTCATCACTTTGTGGGACTTGGTTTAGGATGTTCAGTTCAATGGGGAGGAGGACACAATCAGATGGAAATGGACATCAAGTGGCACTTACATTTCAAAGTCTGCATACATGGCACAATTTCAAGGATCTTTCTCATCTTTTCAGCCAATGAACATATGGAGAGCCTGTACATAGGGGAAGCAAAAGTTCTTTGCTTGGCTGCTCATTCAGAAGAAAATTCTGACAGCAGATAAACTATTGGTAAGAAATTGGCCATGCTCACCGATCTGTGTTCTATGTGATCAAGCCCCAGAAACAGCATCCCATTTATGCCTCCATTGCTCATATGCAAAAGAAGTATGGCTCCCGGTGGTTAACTGGACCAAAGTGGATGCAGATGTACAACCAAGGAATAAAGAACAAGTCAAAGAGTGGTGGAACAGGTCACTAGCAAAGCTGACTGGCAAGGGACGACGCTCGACTGCAGCTATATTGATGTACGCGGCATGGTACATATGGAAGGAAAGAAATCAAAGAGTTTTTGACAACACATTCTTTTGGTCTGAACAAGTTCTCGGTTTGATCAAGAAGACATTCAAATAAGACGGCAAGCGTGTGGCAACCCGATGCTAGGCGATGAGCTTCATGAATCTTAATGTTGTTTACTTTTATTTCCTTCAAGAATTTGAGCGACAATTCCTCATTTATGTAATAGACAATGAACTGTAATATTGAACCTCTTTTCCGTCTTAAATGAAAGACAGTGCTCGTGTCAATATGTTAAATAAAAAACCTCTACGACTACGACTGCACATGGTTAAGGAAACGAGTTGAGTCAtgtatttattaaaaaaaaatcatgtccTCACACGTTACCTGGCGATATACGAAGTCCGTTTAGTTTGGAATCTTGCTGTTTAGTTTGCCTTGTTTAGGCAGCattgaaaaaaagaaatcactTTTCTAGAAAATATTCAAAGCAGCTAgccttatttattttttttacaaaatgcagTACAGACGCATACGCTCACAAACGCACGCACACTCAACCCTATGGATACACGTACGCAACCCTaccctatgagcacctccgagagACTGAGTCAGCAgatcctcgagattgacgaagtcactaCTGATGCCTCGCTATCGACGGACACATCGCCTACCATTGAAAGAATAACGCCGGTTAAATCCtggaataaatttagaaaaatgcgAGCACTAGTATctagtcgaggactcgaatTTTGGTAagcaggttccaccacaaggaacCTTAGTAGCTGAGTTACGCTCAGTTTGTAGCTAGCCCTATTTATTGTGGTGCTCCAACCGTAAACTAATGAAGCACGCGCTAGTATATCGATATGAATTGTCTATGTCAACTGGGTTACTTATAAAAAATGAgatttattttcttaataaatAAAACCAactgatgtttttttttacaatgaAGAATCAATTGAATGGAAGCTACGTAACTGAACCATGTCTGCCACGTGTAACTATTAGTGACGTGACGGACTGTTGACTAATTATTGACCGTTGAGGGGTGGCAATGTTATGATGAGAAGAAAACCGCCAAGCAGGTGATCCCTCTGATGCACGAAGAATCCAGAAAAAAATATCACTACTCCTAGTCCTAAGTGACTATAGGTGTCGCGATCGTTCAAGGTCGCCAAGAAATGAGCCATTTGTCCGGTCTCGTAGGTACAGCTCCAGAAGTCCAGTCTACAGAGGGACTGCGAGGTGCTAGCTGGTCCTCCTCGCCGGATTTATTCGGTTCGGTTTGGCGTAGCGAAACCGGCCGGGGTTGCCGAGTGGGACAGTGACGTGTATGGGGGCTCGCCTACCTGTCCGTCCAACGTGTGCGGGGACACGATGACGGGACCACGTAGACTACACGACGTGGTCAGTTTTAGCAGCATAGGTAGCGACATcagcttcagcttattcagtcggcttatcagccatcaaacagtgttttcctctcacaacaaattagccgtttcagcttttcagccgacttataagctgaacCGAACATGTCCTACACATATACTTGGTGGAATTCTTTTACCTTGCGATATTTTGAGTCCTGTACTGAAGATGGAACTGTATCtatcaagattcaaaagcaCCGGGAGAGACCCTACAGTGCATTACTGTATTATATTCTCTTGGCGAACTGGCAACAATTACCAGAAATATTTCACTTCGGCTCCTAGTTTAATTTGGCAGCGTTGGGGGAAAATGAAATCACTTCTCCAGAAAATAATCACTGCAGCCTTATTGTGGTTCTCCAACTGTAAACTAATGGAGCACTGTGAGTATATCAACTGAGATTACTTATATAAAAACTGAACTTTAATTATCTTAATAAAAAATCAActatttgtctcttttttttaaatgaagAAACCAATATGGAAGCTACAAAACTGAACACA
It includes:
- the LOC101782537 gene encoding uncharacterized protein LOC101782537; translation: MALSSTDEKKTAAEIVAALDLQRHPDGGFYLETFRDPSISLPASALPPRYKVDRAVSSAIYFLLPAGEIARLHRIPCAETWHYYQGEPLTVFEVHDDGQIKITVVGPDLRHGQRPQYMVPPNVWFGAFLTCDIESFTEDGSVFVKTPGRDPAVHYSFVGVTCAPAFQFEDNELATRQDMKALAPKAEAFINYLVPS